A single genomic interval of Homo sapiens chromosome 15, GRCh38.p14 Primary Assembly harbors:
- the RPL4 gene encoding large ribosomal subunit protein uL4, which translates to MACARPLISVYSEKGESSGKNVTLPAVFKAPIRPDIVNFVHTNLRKNNRQPYAVSELAGHQTSAESWGTGRAVARIPRVRGGGTHRSGQGAFGNMCRGGRMFAPTKTWRRWHRRVNTTQKRYAICSALAASALPALVMSKGHRIEEVPELPLVVEDKVEGYKKTKEAVLLLKKLKAWNDIKKVYASQRMRAGKGKMRNRRRIQRRGPCIIYNEDNGIIKAFRNIPGITLLNVSKLNILKLAPGGHVGRFCIWTESAFRKLDELYGTWRKAASLKSNYNLPMHKMINTDLSRILKSPEIQRALRAPRKKIHRRVLKKNPLKNLRIMLKLNPYAKTMRRNTILRQARNHKLRVDKAAAAAAALQAKSDEKAAVAGKKPVVGKKGKKAAVGVKKQKKPLVGKKAAATKKPAPEKKPAEKKPTTEEKKPAA; encoded by the exons gCGTGTGCTCGCCCACTGATATCGGTGTACTCCGAAAAGGGGGAGTCATCTGGCAAAAATGTCACTTTGCCTGCTGTATTCAAGGCTCCTATTCGACCAGATATTGTGAACTTTGTTCACACCAACTTGCGCAAAAACAACAGACAGCCCTATGCTGTCAGTGAATTAGCAG GTCATCAGACTAGTGCTGAGTCTTGGGGTACTGGCAGAGCTGTGGCTCGAATTCCCAGAGTTCGAGGTGGTGGGACTCACCGCTCTGGCCAGGGTGCTTTTGGAAAC ATGTGTCGTGGAGGCCGAATGTTTGCACCAACCAAAACCTGGCGCCGTTGGCATCGTAGAGTGAACACAACCCAAAAACGATACGCCATCTGTTCTGCCCTGGCTGCCTCAGCCCTACCAGCACTGGTCATGTCTAAAG GTCATCGTATTGAGGAAGTTCCTGAACTTCCTTTGGTAGTTGAAGATAAAGTTGAAGGCTACAAGAAGACCAAGGAAGCTGTTTTGCTCCTTAAGAAACTTAAAGCCTGGAATGATATCAAAAAG GTCTATGCCTCTCAGCGAATGAGAGCTGGCAAAGGCAAAATGAGAAACCGTCGCCGTATCCAGCGCAGGGGCCCGTGCATCATCTATAATGAGGATAATGGTATCATCAAGGCCTTCAGAAACATCCCTG GAATTACTCTGCTTAATGTAAGCAAGCTGAACATTTTGAAGCTTGCTCCTGGTGGGCATGTGGGACGTTTCTGCATTTGGACTGAAAGTGCTTTCCGGAAGTTAGATGAATTGTACGGCACTTGGCGTAAAGCCGCTTCCCTCAAGAGTAACTACAA TCTTCCCATGCACAAGATGATTAATACAGATCTTAGCAGAATCTTGAAAAGCCCAGAGATCCAAAGAGCCCTTCGAGCACCACG CAAGAAGATCCATCGCAGAGTCCTAAAGAAGAACCCACTGAAAAACTTGAGAATCATGTTGAAGCTAAACCCATATGCAAAGACCATGCGCCGGAACACCATTCTTCGCCAGGCCAGGAAT CACAAGCTCCGGGTGGATAAGGCAGCTGCTGCAGCAGCGGCACTACAAGCCAAATCAGATGAGAAGGCGGCGGTTGCAGGCAAGAAGCCTGTGGTaggtaagaaaggaaagaaggctgCTGTTGGTGTTAAGAAGCAGAAGAAGCCTCTGGTGGGAAAAAAGGCAGCAGCTACCAAGAAACCAGCCCCTGAAAAGAAGCCTGCAGAGAAGAAACCTACTACAGAGGAGAAGAAGCCTGCTGCATAA